The DNA sequence CGCGGTCCTTGGAGTCGCGTACGCCGATAGTGTCGGCACTGAGGCGGACCTCGACGCAGGCGGCGTTGTTCGCGCTGCGGGAGGACGTGAACCAGCCGCGTGCGGGGGTGTGCTCGGTCATGTCATCTCCTGGGCCACCTGGCGGATCAGGGCGAGGGACTCGTCGAAGCTTAACGCCCGCTCCAGCGTCTCACCGAAGGTGATCGTGTAGTCGGCGACCCGGGTGGACTGGTCGATGATGTCGCTGGAGGTGAGGACCTCCTGCCAGACCAGGTCCGGCACCCGGGTCGACGGGAACGACAGAATCTGGAACGGCGCACCGAGCGCCGGGTAGGCACCTGCCGAGTACGGAACGATGTGGATCTGGAACTGCTCCGGGTGCCGGGTCATCAGGTCGGCCAGGTGGGCGAGCTGGGCGCGCATCACCGCCGGGCCGCC is a window from the Solwaraspora sp. WMMD792 genome containing:
- a CDS encoding DUF397 domain-containing protein, translated to MTEHTPARGWFTSSRSANNAACVEVRLSADTIGVRDSKDRGGPALAFDPAAWTGFLTTIKAVDPS